Proteins encoded together in one Fundulus heteroclitus isolate FHET01 unplaced genomic scaffold, MU-UCD_Fhet_4.1 scaffold_73, whole genome shotgun sequence window:
- the LOC118561828 gene encoding coiled-coil domain-containing protein 106-like isoform X1, translating to MGGVQDAVEDVQEVVEEAFVDKPQDLELVSVGRKPKKKMKYSPRKLWSPTGAVELTKLKQQAKMDRQKIDHLEDRIKYLEEANRELKKDKDFLLTQNKEATVAPASSSKSGSREIAQVPLSSTSTTPSSSSTDLSSSLSSEEEEKKKKKKKKTKKSKKHSDSYSRSRMTTVDGVINRYESALKRFTKFGSMKKAFNKIKVDRNTIARTAVIAELAITFPDTFKELLPGNHNNEKISQFAERCRNAITKEMAKTIAKKEVENSSQ from the exons ATGGGGGGGGTACAGGACGCTGTCGAAGACGTGCAAGAGGTTGTGGAGGAGGCTTTCGTGGACAAGCCACAAGATTTAGAACTTGTCTCCGTTGGTCGAAAGccaaagaagaaaatgaaatattccCCAAGGAAATTGT GGTCACCAACGGGGGCAGTGGAGTTGACCAAACTGAAACAACAAGCAAAGATGGATAGACAGAAGATCGATCACCTTGAGGACCGCATTAAATACCTGGAGGAGGCCAACAGGGAGCTGAAAAAGGACAAAGACTTCCTTCTTACACAAAATAAGGAAGCCACTGTGGCACCTGCATCTAGCAGCAAGTCAG GCTCTAGAGAGATTGCTCAGGTTCCTCTATCTTCAACATCTACTACCCCCTCCTCTTCTTCCACAGACTTAAGCTCCTCATTATCttcagaggaagaggaaaagaagaagaagaagaaaaagaagaccaaAAAGTCCAAGAAACACTCTGATTCGTACAGCCGTTCAAGAA tgaccACAGTGGATGGAGTTATCAACCGCTATGAGAGTGCCCTGAAGAGATTCACTAAGTTTGGATCTATGAAAAAGGCCTTCAACAAGATTAAAGTTGACCGCAACACCATTGCGAGGACAGCTGTTATTGCTGAGCTTGCAATAACTTTTCCTGACACCTTCAAGGAGCTGCTCCCAGGAAACCACAATAATGAGAAGATCTCCCAGTTTGCAGAGCGTTGTAGGAATGCTATAACAAAAGAGATGGCTAAAACCAttgcaaaaaaagaagttgAAAACTCCTCCCAATAA
- the LOC118561828 gene encoding coiled-coil domain-containing protein 106-like isoform X2: MDRQKIDHLEDRIKYLEEANRELKKDKDFLLTQNKEATVAPASSSKSGSREIAQVPLSSTSTTPSSSSTDLSSSLSSEEEEKKKKKKKKTKKSKKHSDSYSRSRMTTVDGVINRYESALKRFTKFGSMKKAFNKIKVDRNTIARTAVIAELAITFPDTFKELLPGNHNNEKISQFAERCRNAITKEMAKTIAKKEVENSSQ; encoded by the exons ATGGATAGACAGAAGATCGATCACCTTGAGGACCGCATTAAATACCTGGAGGAGGCCAACAGGGAGCTGAAAAAGGACAAAGACTTCCTTCTTACACAAAATAAGGAAGCCACTGTGGCACCTGCATCTAGCAGCAAGTCAG GCTCTAGAGAGATTGCTCAGGTTCCTCTATCTTCAACATCTACTACCCCCTCCTCTTCTTCCACAGACTTAAGCTCCTCATTATCttcagaggaagaggaaaagaagaagaagaagaaaaagaagaccaaAAAGTCCAAGAAACACTCTGATTCGTACAGCCGTTCAAGAA tgaccACAGTGGATGGAGTTATCAACCGCTATGAGAGTGCCCTGAAGAGATTCACTAAGTTTGGATCTATGAAAAAGGCCTTCAACAAGATTAAAGTTGACCGCAACACCATTGCGAGGACAGCTGTTATTGCTGAGCTTGCAATAACTTTTCCTGACACCTTCAAGGAGCTGCTCCCAGGAAACCACAATAATGAGAAGATCTCCCAGTTTGCAGAGCGTTGTAGGAATGCTATAACAAAAGAGATGGCTAAAACCAttgcaaaaaaagaagttgAAAACTCCTCCCAATAA